The DNA window CGCGGCCGGTACCTATACATACACCCGTGACGCTGGAGACATCAGCTTCATCTCGGTGGACTGGGATGGTAATAACGATGCCATCACGTTTGTGGAGACCGGTCTTGGCGGTGTCGACCTTACGGCAGGCGGAGCGAACGCTTTTCAGTTCAACATCACGGCGAACCGGAGCAGCAACTTCGAGATCAAAATGGTGGTGCATACGGATGCATCGAACTCATCATTGGTGAATCCTGTGTCGACATCAGGCACCGGCGTGCAAACCATATGCTACAGCTCCTTTTCGGTGGCGTCGGGGACGGGCGCCGATTTTGCGAATGTCGGCGCCGTTCAGTTCGACACGGGAGTCGGCTTTGTTTCGGCCCAGGACTGGGACATGGGCCAAATACAGTATGTGAATTCGGGATCGTGCGGTCTCCCCGTTGAGCTGACCTCGTTTGACGCAGTCGTCGATGGAAACGACGTGCTTCTGAAATGGCAGACGGCATCCGAGCGGTCTGCGCTCGGCTTCGGAATTGAACACCGAAACGTTTCGACGGAAGCTGCGAGTGCATGGAGGGAGACGGCGTTCGTACCTGCTGCGGGTGAGTCATCATCACTTCGTGACTATGCGGCTTCGGTGGCTGCACTACCCTCGGGACAACACGCTTTCAGACTCCGCGTTGTCGATGTGGATGGATCGTTCGAATATTCGGAGAGCGTCGAGGTCGGGGTCGAGCATCCGGAGAAGTTCGTGCTGGGTTCGGCCTATCCGAACCCGTTCAATCCGAGCACGTCATTCACGTTGTCGGTGAAGCAGTCGCAGAATGTTGAGGTCGGACTCTTCGACCTGCTCGGTCGCCGGGTGGTCGACGTCTACAGTGGTCAGGTCGAGGCTAATGCAACCCGCGTGTTCCGGATCGATGGCTCGGGATTAACGACCGGCCTCTACTTGATCCGTGCAATCGGTCAATTCGATACTCGCTCCAGCACGGTTCTTCTCGTCAAATAGTCTCTGGAACATCGATGGGCG is part of the Rhodothermales bacterium genome and encodes:
- a CDS encoding T9SS type A sorting domain-containing protein, coding for MSNGYRFALSVCFTGLLFFSTTIPASGQTVDAFTTGQLVTSAAPAGTVNGGASVLGTYRDAILSPLGTQSSTLAIAAGTYTYTRDAGDISFISVDWDGNNDAITFVETGLGGVDLTAGGANAFQFNITANRSSNFEIKMVVHTDASNSSLVNPVSTSGTGVQTICYSSFSVASGTGADFANVGAVQFDTGVGFVSAQDWDMGQIQYVNSGSCGLPVELTSFDAVVDGNDVLLKWQTASERSALGFGIEHRNVSTEAASAWRETAFVPAAGESSSLRDYAASVAALPSGQHAFRLRVVDVDGSFEYSESVEVGVEHPEKFVLGSAYPNPFNPSTSFTLSVKQSQNVEVGLFDLLGRRVVDVYSGQVEANATRVFRIDGSGLTTGLYLIRAIGQFDTRSSTVLLVK